A window of Diospyros lotus cultivar Yz01 chromosome 14, ASM1463336v1, whole genome shotgun sequence contains these coding sequences:
- the LOC127790017 gene encoding TPD1 protein homolog 1A-like isoform X1, with translation MAATIKLLSLRLALFLCLLSPGKSTSSYICRHVPGEIAIAQARTGKLIKGKPEWNVTFKNPCICTQLEIFLTCTGFKTVEKIDSRTLLLLRGRCRLYDGAPIYGGHSLSFKYAWDHPYAFKIANATIACS, from the exons ATGGCTGCCACCATCAAGCTTCTTTCCCTACGACTAGCTCTCTTCCTTTGTCTCCTTAGCCCGG GCAAATCAACAAGCAGTTACATATGCCGACATGTTCCAGGGGAGATTGCGATCGCCCAAGCTCGGACTGGAAAGCTGATAAAAGGCAAGCCAGAATGGAATGTGACGTTTAAGAACCCATGCATCTGCACCCAACTAGAGATCTTTCTTACTTGTACTGGATTTAAGACTGTTGAGAAGATTGATAGTCGTACCCTCCTCCTCCTTAGAGGTCGATGCCGCCTCTATGATGGTGCCCCCATCTATGGTGGTCATTCTTTGAGCTTCAAATATGCTTGGGACCACCCATATGCGTTCAAGATTGCTAATGCTACCATAGCATGCtcctaa